The Thermus brockianus genome window below encodes:
- a CDS encoding protoglobin domain-containing protein, which yields MTEKNLARFYQIAQEIWSQLPSQARFRPLEDGKVLSRYAPLMEGFTEEVVQGFYDTLFGHSATRRIFREGERPAREKTLRDWYLRTLRGPFNGQYFAWQALVGLVHVRRGVTNAMMAAMWNWLTEEVARRARAALPPEEARALEDAWRRLAFTVMALIAEEYLEAYLEALALAKGEDPRAFLEEAQEAAARLLEKLKPA from the coding sequence GTGACGGAGAAGAACCTCGCCCGCTTCTACCAAATCGCCCAGGAGATCTGGAGCCAGCTCCCTTCCCAAGCCCGTTTCCGCCCCTTGGAGGACGGAAAGGTCCTCTCCCGGTATGCCCCTTTGATGGAGGGCTTTACCGAGGAGGTGGTTCAGGGGTTTTACGATACGCTTTTTGGCCATTCCGCCACCCGGAGGATCTTCCGCGAAGGGGAGAGGCCCGCCCGGGAGAAGACCCTAAGGGACTGGTACCTGCGCACCCTAAGGGGTCCCTTTAATGGCCAGTACTTCGCCTGGCAGGCCTTGGTGGGCCTTGTCCACGTGCGCCGGGGGGTGACCAATGCCATGATGGCCGCCATGTGGAACTGGCTCACCGAGGAGGTGGCCCGAAGGGCCCGGGCGGCCCTTCCCCCGGAGGAGGCGAGGGCGCTGGAGGACGCCTGGCGGCGCCTGGCCTTCACCGTCATGGCCCTCATCGCCGAGGAGTACCTGGAGGCTTACTTGGAGGCCCTGGCCCTTGCCAAAGGCGAAGACCCCCGGGCCTTCCTCGAGGAAGCCCAGGAGGCTGCCGCCAGGCTCTTGGAAAAGCTCAAGCCCGCCTAG
- a CDS encoding carbohydrate ABC transporter permease — MGRALLYAFLLLMTAFFLLPVYLVILTALKEPAKITLDTVWYWPDPIYWESFRIAWEAFRPKFQNSLVLAISATLLSAMVGALNGYVLAKWPFPGANLLFALMLFGMFIPYQSVLIPLFQFVKAIGLYGTLLGLILVHVVYGIPIVTLIFKNYYSEIPDELVEAARIDGAGFFGVFRHVILPLSAPAFVVVAIWQFTQIWNEFLFAVTLTRPESQPITVALAQLAGGEAVKWNLPMAGAILAALPTLLVYIFLGRYFLRGLLAGSVKG, encoded by the coding sequence ATGGGCCGGGCCCTCCTCTACGCCTTCCTCCTCCTCATGACGGCGTTTTTCCTCCTGCCCGTCTACCTGGTGATCCTCACGGCGCTCAAGGAACCCGCCAAGATCACCCTGGACACCGTCTGGTACTGGCCTGACCCCATTTACTGGGAAAGCTTCCGGATCGCTTGGGAGGCCTTCCGGCCCAAGTTCCAAAACTCCCTGGTCCTGGCCATCTCCGCCACCCTGCTTTCCGCCATGGTGGGGGCCTTAAACGGCTACGTCCTGGCCAAGTGGCCCTTCCCCGGCGCCAACCTCCTCTTCGCCCTCATGCTTTTCGGCATGTTCATCCCCTACCAGAGCGTCCTCATCCCCCTTTTCCAGTTCGTGAAGGCCATCGGGCTCTACGGCACCCTTCTCGGCCTCATCCTGGTGCACGTGGTCTACGGCATCCCCATCGTTACCCTGATCTTCAAGAACTACTACAGCGAAATCCCCGACGAGCTGGTGGAGGCCGCCCGCATTGACGGGGCGGGCTTCTTCGGCGTGTTCCGCCACGTGATCCTGCCCCTATCCGCCCCCGCGTTCGTGGTGGTGGCCATCTGGCAGTTTACTCAGATCTGGAACGAGTTCCTTTTCGCCGTGACCTTGACCCGGCCCGAAAGCCAGCCCATCACCGTGGCCCTGGCCCAGCTCGCCGGAGGCGAGGCGGTGAAGTGGAACCTGCCCATGGCCGGCGCTATCCTGGCCGCCCTGCCCACCCTTTTGGTCTACATCTTCCTGGGCCGCTACTTCCTGCGGGGGCTCCTGGCCGGGTCGGTAAAGGGCTAG
- a CDS encoding carbohydrate ABC transporter permease: protein MRDRITAFLVLLPSLVAVGIFVYGFIGQNLYVSLTDWGKNPAQALAQRPELHFVGLANYRELFTGFVDVRFRQSAVNLIFFTFFFMAGSLGLGLLLAVALDQSPKGEGFFRTVFLFPMALSFVVTGTIWRWLLQPQGGVNVLPTLFGLPPLSFPWLTTREQVLVFDWNQLPFYTALVVGLVFLYVAYRAHREGERKRRLFALLSGGVLLLWAFAFGPRVHLLPYPEPHGFSLALVGVILAAVWQMSGYTMALYLAGLRGIPVEVLEAAKVDGASPWQTYRYVILPLLAPITLSAMIVLGHIALKIFDLIFAMAGLDYAPTDVPAIYMYLLAFRGNQFAKGAAIGILLLLLVALVVIPYLASQLRKEVRR, encoded by the coding sequence ATGCGCGACCGCATCACAGCCTTCTTGGTCCTCCTCCCCTCCCTGGTGGCGGTGGGCATCTTCGTCTACGGCTTCATCGGGCAGAACCTTTACGTTTCCCTCACCGACTGGGGCAAGAACCCCGCCCAAGCCTTGGCCCAAAGGCCCGAGCTCCACTTTGTGGGCCTCGCCAACTACCGCGAGCTCTTCACGGGGTTCGTGGACGTGCGCTTCCGCCAAAGCGCGGTGAACCTGATCTTCTTCACCTTCTTCTTCATGGCGGGAAGCCTGGGCCTCGGCCTTCTCCTAGCGGTGGCTTTGGACCAAAGCCCCAAGGGGGAAGGCTTTTTCCGTACCGTCTTCCTCTTCCCCATGGCCCTCTCCTTCGTGGTCACGGGGACCATCTGGCGCTGGCTTCTCCAACCCCAAGGCGGGGTGAACGTCCTGCCCACCCTCTTTGGCCTACCCCCCTTGTCCTTTCCCTGGCTGACCACCCGGGAGCAGGTCCTGGTCTTTGACTGGAACCAGCTCCCCTTTTACACCGCCCTCGTGGTGGGGCTCGTCTTCCTTTACGTGGCCTACCGGGCCCACCGGGAAGGGGAAAGGAAGCGGCGCCTTTTTGCCCTCCTTTCGGGCGGGGTGCTCCTCCTTTGGGCCTTCGCCTTTGGACCAAGGGTGCACCTCCTCCCCTACCCCGAGCCCCACGGCTTCAGCCTGGCCCTGGTGGGGGTGATCCTGGCGGCGGTGTGGCAGATGTCGGGGTACACCATGGCCCTTTACCTGGCAGGGCTTCGGGGCATCCCCGTGGAGGTCCTGGAAGCCGCCAAGGTGGACGGGGCTAGCCCCTGGCAGACCTACCGGTACGTCATCCTCCCCCTCCTCGCTCCCATCACCCTTTCGGCCATGATCGTCCTGGGCCACATCGCCCTGAAGATCTTTGACCTCATCTTCGCCATGGCCGGCCTGGACTACGCGCCCACGGACGTGCCCGCCATTTACATGTACCTTTTGGCCTTCCGGGGCAACCAGTTCGCCAAAGGGGCGGCCATCGGCATCCTGCTCCTCCTCCTCGTGGCCCTCGTGGTCATCCCTTACCTGGCGAGCCAGCTTAGGAAGGAGGTGCGGCGCTGA
- a CDS encoding ABC transporter substrate-binding protein produces MRKWLWVLGMALGLSALAQTGKLEIFSWWAGDEGPALEALIRLYKQKYPGVEVINATVTGGAGVNAKAVLKTRMLGGDPPDTFQVHAGMELIGTWVVANRMEDLTSLFRQEGWLQAFPKGLIDLISYKGGIWSVPVNIHRSNVMWYIPAKLREWGVNPPRTWAEFLATCETLKRKGLQAPLALGENWTQQHLWESVALAMLGAEGWNNLWNGKLKFTDPKAVAVWETFGKVLDCANRDAAGLSWQQAVDRVVQGQAAFNIMGDWAAGYMATTLKLRPGTDFAWAPSPGTQGIFMMLSDSFGLPKGAKNRQNALNWLRLVGSKEGQDTFNPLKGSIAARLDSDPAKYNAYGQAAMRDWKSNRIVGSLVHGAVAPESFMSQFGTVMEIFLQTKSPQAAANAAQAIADQVGLGR; encoded by the coding sequence ATGAGGAAGTGGCTTTGGGTACTCGGCATGGCCTTGGGGCTTAGCGCCCTGGCCCAGACGGGCAAGCTGGAGATCTTCTCCTGGTGGGCGGGGGACGAGGGGCCGGCCCTCGAGGCCCTCATCCGGCTCTACAAGCAGAAGTACCCGGGCGTGGAGGTCATCAACGCCACGGTCACCGGGGGGGCCGGGGTCAACGCCAAAGCGGTCCTGAAGACCCGGATGCTTGGGGGCGACCCCCCGGACACCTTCCAGGTCCACGCCGGCATGGAGCTCATCGGCACCTGGGTGGTGGCCAACCGCATGGAAGACCTGACCTCCCTCTTCCGCCAGGAGGGCTGGCTCCAGGCTTTCCCCAAGGGCCTCATTGACCTCATCTCCTACAAGGGGGGCATCTGGAGCGTGCCGGTGAACATCCACCGCTCCAACGTCATGTGGTACATCCCGGCGAAGCTCAGGGAGTGGGGGGTGAACCCGCCTAGGACCTGGGCCGAGTTCCTCGCCACCTGCGAAACCCTTAAGCGCAAAGGCCTCCAGGCCCCCTTGGCCCTGGGCGAGAACTGGACGCAGCAGCACCTGTGGGAGAGCGTGGCCCTGGCCATGCTGGGGGCGGAGGGCTGGAACAACCTCTGGAACGGCAAGCTGAAGTTCACAGACCCCAAGGCGGTGGCGGTCTGGGAAACCTTCGGCAAGGTGCTGGACTGCGCCAACAGGGACGCTGCCGGGCTTTCCTGGCAGCAGGCGGTGGACCGGGTGGTCCAGGGCCAGGCCGCCTTCAACATCATGGGCGACTGGGCCGCGGGCTACATGGCCACTACCCTGAAGCTTCGCCCCGGCACGGACTTCGCCTGGGCACCCTCCCCGGGCACCCAAGGGATCTTCATGATGCTTTCCGACTCCTTCGGCCTGCCCAAGGGGGCCAAGAACCGCCAAAACGCCCTCAACTGGCTTAGGCTGGTGGGCTCCAAGGAGGGGCAGGACACCTTCAACCCCCTCAAGGGCTCCATCGCCGCCCGCCTGGACTCCGACCCCGCCAAGTACAACGCCTACGGCCAGGCGGCCATGCGGGACTGGAAGTCCAACCGCATCGTGGGCTCCCTGGTCCACGGGGCCGTGGCGCCGGAGAGCTTCATGAGCCAGTTCGGCACGGTGATGGAGATCTTCCTCCAGACCAAGAGCCCGCAGGCAGCGGCCAACGCCGCCCAGGCCATCGCCGACCAGGTGGGCCTGGGCCGCTAA
- a CDS encoding ROK family transcriptional regulator yields the protein MRKGDAQEIRRLNRRAILAHLRRGPLTRADLSRLTGLAKSAVSRLVDELLKEGLLEEGTLTSPPLGRPGTLLHLRPGARFALGAEIGVEGTVLLALDWRGEVLWAREWAHPKEAGPEERFARLLQEALPQAHGALGLGFTLPGVVVGNKLLYAPNLGWRDLDLNPYLASFPLPALAENDAKASALSEVFFHGEENLAYLVLSTGLGVGVVSEGRLLRGTNGAAGEVGHWLGPEERPCACGRKGCLETELGLGALLRHHRALGGEAEGLEALLAKAQAGNPSAQAALAHLGEHLGKFLANLAVAYDPARVVVGGKAAELFPFLEAPLRRALAEHAFLETHRALPVQPSSYGHLAAAVGGASLFLARFFELGGLWAESPRRNGGRYEEVALGTRHGLGA from the coding sequence GTGCGTAAGGGGGATGCGCAGGAAATCCGCAGGCTCAACCGCCGGGCCATCCTGGCCCACCTGAGGCGGGGCCCCCTTACCCGGGCTGACCTCTCCCGGCTCACGGGCCTGGCCAAAAGCGCCGTGAGCCGGCTTGTGGACGAACTCCTTAAGGAAGGGCTCTTGGAAGAGGGGACGCTCACCTCACCTCCCTTGGGCCGTCCGGGCACCCTCCTGCACCTCCGTCCAGGGGCCCGCTTCGCCCTAGGCGCCGAAATTGGGGTGGAGGGGACGGTACTCCTCGCCTTGGACTGGCGGGGAGAGGTCCTTTGGGCCAGGGAGTGGGCCCACCCCAAGGAGGCGGGGCCGGAAGAGCGCTTTGCCCGGCTCCTCCAGGAAGCCCTGCCCCAGGCCCATGGGGCCTTGGGCCTCGGCTTCACCCTGCCCGGGGTGGTGGTGGGGAACAAGCTCCTCTACGCCCCTAACCTGGGCTGGCGGGATCTGGACCTGAACCCCTACCTGGCCTCCTTCCCCCTACCCGCCCTGGCGGAGAACGACGCCAAAGCCTCGGCCCTCTCCGAGGTCTTCTTCCACGGGGAAGAGAACCTGGCCTACCTGGTGCTAAGCACCGGCCTCGGCGTGGGGGTGGTTTCGGAAGGCCGCCTCCTGAGGGGCACAAACGGGGCTGCGGGGGAGGTGGGCCACTGGCTCGGCCCCGAGGAACGCCCTTGCGCCTGCGGGCGCAAGGGGTGTTTGGAAACCGAGCTCGGCCTCGGAGCCCTCTTGCGCCACCACCGGGCCCTTGGGGGCGAGGCGGAGGGCCTCGAGGCCCTCTTGGCCAAGGCCCAAGCGGGAAACCCCTCGGCCCAAGCCGCCTTAGCCCACCTGGGCGAACACCTAGGGAAGTTCTTGGCCAACCTGGCCGTGGCCTACGACCCCGCTCGGGTGGTGGTGGGGGGGAAGGCGGCGGAGCTATTCCCTTTCCTGGAAGCCCCCTTGCGCCGCGCCCTGGCGGAGCACGCTTTTTTGGAAACCCACCGCGCCCTACCGGTCCAGCCCTCCTCCTACGGGCACCTGGCGGCGGCGGTGGGTGGGGCGAGCCTCTTCTTGGCGCGCTTCTTTGAGCTAGGCGGCCTGTGGGCGGAAAGCCCACGTCGCAATGGAGGTAGGTATGAGGAAGTGGCTTTGGGTACTCGGCATGGCCTTGGGGCTTAG
- a CDS encoding ABC transporter substrate-binding protein: protein MKKLAAFLSVLLALAFAFPLTLTDDLGRQVTLKAAPKRIVSMLPSVTETVCALGACDRLVATDDYSDWPEGVKRLPKAGGLYNPNPELIVSLKPDLVLASRYGRLYETLERAGLTVFVVRTETYEDIFKTVRTLAQLLGLPAQGERLVAQIQREVYGEEARAAKAKARPRVYYEIDPTPYTVGPESFIGVLIQKARGVNIVPKELGLFPKIAPEFVVEKNPEVIVATYPGARETIQSRPGWSRVRAVQAGRICVFTGGEDNLLSRPGPRVAQGLRLLVDCFHGR, encoded by the coding sequence ATGAAGAAGCTTGCGGCGTTTTTGTCGGTTCTGTTGGCCTTAGCCTTCGCCTTTCCCCTCACCCTCACGGACGACCTGGGGCGCCAGGTCACGCTCAAAGCCGCGCCCAAGCGCATCGTTTCCATGCTGCCCTCGGTGACGGAGACGGTGTGCGCCCTCGGGGCCTGCGACCGCCTGGTGGCCACGGACGACTACTCCGACTGGCCGGAGGGCGTGAAGCGGCTGCCCAAGGCGGGGGGGCTTTACAACCCGAACCCCGAGCTCATCGTCTCCCTGAAGCCGGACCTGGTCCTGGCTTCCCGCTACGGTAGGCTTTACGAAACCCTGGAACGGGCGGGGCTTACCGTGTTCGTGGTGCGCACGGAAACCTACGAGGACATCTTCAAGACCGTGCGCACCCTGGCCCAGCTCCTAGGGCTTCCCGCCCAGGGGGAGAGGTTGGTGGCCCAGATCCAGCGGGAGGTCTACGGGGAGGAGGCCCGGGCGGCCAAGGCCAAGGCCCGGCCTCGGGTCTATTACGAGATTGACCCTACCCCCTACACCGTGGGCCCGGAAAGCTTCATCGGGGTCCTCATCCAGAAGGCCCGGGGGGTGAACATCGTCCCCAAGGAGCTCGGGCTTTTCCCCAAGATCGCTCCCGAGTTCGTGGTGGAGAAAAACCCCGAGGTCATCGTGGCCACCTACCCGGGTGCCCGAGAAACTATCCAAAGCCGGCCCGGCTGGAGCCGGGTGAGGGCGGTGCAGGCGGGAAGGATTTGCGTCTTTACCGGCGGCGAGGATAACCTCCTTTCCCGCCCCGGCCCCCGCGTGGCCCAGGGCCTGCGGCTCCTCGTGGACTGCTTCCACGGGCGTTAG
- a CDS encoding FecCD family ABC transporter permease: MTLSLPLALRRSLVFAWLLGLLALALVLGLALGAVVVPPGEVVRALLGLEANPIVTELRLPRVLGGMLVGAALGVAGAAFQGLFRNPLADPYLMGAASGAAFGVTLLAVLLGGLSPAFAQHAVFQGLPLSATLFGFLGAVFATLLTLVLAGGVARTGELVLAGVVVGSVLTGLTTYLMLQDADRVRAVFAYTLGNLAFLGWPSVKALTLFLLLALPPLLLLGRVLNALQLGEEVAQSLGLPLSALKLLLLAAASLLTAASVAQAGIIGFVGLVTPHALRRLLGEDYRVLLPASALGGAALLALADLLARTLTRPAELPVGVVTTLLGGPFFLYLLWRRRGRA, encoded by the coding sequence ATGACCCTTTCCCTGCCCCTGGCCCTCCGGCGGAGCCTGGTCTTCGCCTGGCTCCTCGGCCTCTTGGCCTTGGCCTTGGTGCTAGGGCTCGCCCTGGGGGCGGTGGTGGTGCCCCCAGGGGAGGTGGTGCGCGCCCTTTTGGGCCTCGAGGCTAACCCCATCGTCACCGAGCTCCGCCTCCCCCGGGTCCTCGGGGGGATGCTGGTGGGGGCGGCCTTGGGGGTGGCGGGGGCCGCCTTCCAGGGGCTATTCCGCAACCCCTTGGCCGACCCTTACCTGATGGGGGCGGCCTCGGGAGCGGCCTTTGGCGTGACCCTCTTGGCCGTCCTCCTTGGGGGGCTTTCCCCCGCCTTCGCCCAGCACGCCGTCTTCCAGGGCCTTCCCCTCTCCGCTACCCTTTTCGGCTTCCTGGGGGCCGTCTTCGCCACCCTCCTCACCCTGGTCCTGGCCGGCGGGGTGGCGCGGACCGGGGAGCTGGTCTTGGCGGGGGTGGTGGTGGGGAGCGTCCTCACGGGGCTCACCACCTACCTCATGCTCCAGGACGCCGACCGGGTGCGGGCGGTCTTCGCCTATACCCTGGGGAACCTGGCCTTTTTGGGGTGGCCCTCGGTGAAGGCGCTAACCCTCTTCCTTCTCCTCGCCCTGCCGCCCCTTCTCCTCCTGGGCCGGGTGCTGAACGCCCTGCAACTCGGGGAGGAGGTGGCGCAGAGCTTGGGGCTTCCCCTAAGCGCCCTGAAACTCCTCCTCCTCGCCGCGGCCAGCCTCCTCACCGCAGCCAGCGTGGCCCAAGCGGGGATCATCGGCTTCGTGGGCCTTGTCACCCCCCATGCCTTGCGGCGCCTTCTGGGGGAGGACTACCGGGTGCTTCTCCCGGCCAGCGCCCTGGGCGGGGCCGCCCTTTTGGCGCTGGCCGACCTCCTGGCCCGCACCCTCACGCGGCCCGCCGAGCTTCCTGTGGGCGTGGTGACCACCCTTCTGGGGGGGCCTTTTTTCCTCTACCTCCTTTGGAGGCGCCGTGGCCGGGCTTGA